A single genomic interval of Prunus dulcis chromosome 5, ALMONDv2, whole genome shotgun sequence harbors:
- the LOC117627074 gene encoding mitogen-activated protein kinase 4-like, whose translation MAAKESSSASSTDAKIKRVLTHGGRYAQYNVFGNLFEVSSKYVPPIRPIGRGAYGIVCAAVNADTHEEVAIKKIGNAFDNIIDAKRTLREIKLLRHMDHENVISIKDIVRPPKKETFNDVYIVYELMDTDLHQIIRSDQSLTDDHCQYFLYQLLRGLKYVHSAHVLHRDLKPSNLFLNANCDLKIGDFGLARTTTETDFMTEYVVTRWYRAPELLLNCSEYTAAIDIWSVGCILGEIMTREPLFPGKDYVHQLRLITELIGSPDDASLGFLRSDNTRRYVKQLPLFRRQQFAARFPNMSPGAVDLLEKMLVFDPNRRISVDEALCHPYLLSLHDNNDEPVCARPFHFDFEQPSCTEEHIKELIWRETVKFNPDPTH comes from the exons ATGGCTGCCAAAGAGTCGAGCTCTGCTTCTTCAACGGATGCTAAAATCAAAAGGGTGCTCACCCATGGTGGTCGATACGCGCAGTACAATGTGTTTGGGAACTTGTTTGAGGTCTCTAGCAAGTACGTGCCTCCCATTAGGCCTATTGGTAGAGGTGCATATGGCATTGTCTG tGCGGCTGTCAATGCAGACACACATGAGGAAGTTGCAATTAAGAAGATTGGTAATGCATTTGACAATATAATAGATGCCAAAAGGACCTTAAGAGAAATCAAGCTTCTTCGCCACATGGACCATGAAAAT GTTATTTCCATCAAAGACATTGTACGaccaccaaaaaaagagaCCTTCAATGACGTATACATTGTTTATGAACTAATGGATACCGATCTTCATCAGATCATTCGGTCTGACCAATCACTAACAGATGATCATTGTCAG TACTTTCTGTATCAGCTGTTACGAGGACTAAAATATGTGCATTCAGCCCATGTCTTGCACCGTGATCTGAAGCCAAGTAATTTGTTTCTTAATGCTAACTGCGACCTTAAAATCGGAGATTTTGGACTAGCAAGAACAACAACTGAGACAGATTTCATGACTGAGTATGTTGTCACTCGTTGGTATCGAGCACCAGAGTTGCTACTTAATTGTTCAGAGTACACTGCTGCAATTGATATCTGGTCTGTTGGTTGCATACTTGGCGAAATCATGACCAGAGAACCTTTGTTTCCTGGGAAAGATTATGTCCATCAGCTGAGGCTTATCACAGAG tTAATAGGTTCACCTGATGATGCTAGCCTTGGGTTTCTTCGAAGCGATAATACCCGAAGATATGTAAAACAGCTTCCACTATTCCGGAGGCAACAATTTGCTGCCAGATTCCCTAATATGTCTCCTGGGGCTGTGGATTTGCTAGAGAAAATGCTCGTGTTTGATCCCAATAGACGCATTAGCG TTGACGAGGCACTTTGTCACCCATACTTGTTGTCCCTTCATGATAACAATGATGAGCCCGTCTGTGCCAGGCCCttccattttgattttgagcaACCATCCTGCACTGAAGAGCACATCAAAGAGCTCATCTGGAGAGAAACAGTGAAGTTCAATCCAGATCCAACCCACTAA
- the LOC117627073 gene encoding probable polygalacturonase → MKLWKTPLTSQLSEMVMAIVVVVLLATTKGVKSRKAREDLDYFEYCAMSCRAHSASLAEFGGVGDGSTSNTKAFQAAINHLSQYQSDGGAQLFVPPGKWLTGSFNLTSHFTLYLHKDAVLLASQEESEWPVIEPLPSYGRGRDTDGGRFISLIFGTNLTDVVITGDNGTIDGQGELWWQKFKKGELKYTRPYLIEIMYSENIQISNLTLINSPSWNVHPVYSSNVLVQGITILAPVTSPNTDGINPDSCTNTKIEDCYIVSGDDCIAVKSGWDQYGIAFGMPTKQLVIRRLTCISPFSAVIALGSEMSGGIQDVRAEDILAIDSESGVRIKTAVGRGGFVKDIYVRGVTMKTMKWAFWMTGNYGSHADNGYDPNALPVIQNINYHDMVAENVTMAAKLEGIPGDPFTGICISNVTITLAKKAKKLPWNCTDVAGISSGVVPQACGLLVDQGPSNVAACNFPEESLPIDNVQVQVCSYRRKHL, encoded by the exons ATGAAGTTGTGGAAGACTCCCCTGACATCTCAG TTATCTGAGATGGTGATGGCAATAGTTGTTGTGGTTTTATTGGCCACAACAAAAGGAGTTAAAAGCCGCAAGGCCCGGGAAGATTTAGACTACTTTGAGTACTGCGCCATGAGTTGCAGAGCCCACAGTGCTTCCTTGGCAGAGTTTGGAGGAGTTGGTGATGGAAGCACATCAAACACCAAGGCTTTTCAGGCTGCCATCAATCATCTCAGTCAGTATCAATCTGATGGTGGGGCACAGCTCTTTGTTCCTCCTGGTAAATGGTTAACTGGCAGCTTCAACCTCACCAGCCATTTCACCCTCTATCTCCATAAAGATGCAGTTCTTCTTGCTTCTCAG GAGGAGAGTGAATGGCCGGTGATCGAACCACTTCCATCGTACGGTCGAGGGAGGGACACGGACGGTGGGAGATTCATCAGTCTGATATTTGGAACCAATCTCACTGACGTTGTAATAACAG GGGACAATGGCACCATTGACGGTCAAGGTGAATTATGGTGGCAAAAATTCAAGAAGGGAGAGTTAAAATACACCCGACCGTACCTGATCGAAATCATGTATTCTGAAAatatccaaatttccaatCTCACTTTGATTAATTCTCCATCATGGAACGTCCATCCTGTTTACAGCAG CAATGTTCTTGTTCAAGGCATTACAATTCTTGCACCAGTGACATCTCCAAACACAGATGGGATCAACCCAG ATTCTTGCACAAATACCAAAATTGAAGACTGCTACATTGTCTCTGGGGATGATTGTATAGCAGTAAAGAGTGGTTGGGATCAGTATGGTATTGCTTTTGGGATGCCAACTAAGCAGCTTGTGATCAGACGGCTCACATGCATTTCTCCATTCAGTGCTGTGATTGCACTTGGGAGTGAGATGTCTGGTGGGATCCAAGATGTGAGGGCAGAGGACATTCTGGCCATTGATTCAGAATCAGGAGTTAGGATCAAAACTGCTGTGGGAAGAGGAGGCTTTGTGAAAGACATATATGTGAGAGGGGTGACTATGAAAACCATGAAATGGGCATTTTGGATGACAGGAAACTATGGATCACATGCAGACAATGGCTATGATCCTAATGCTCTTCCTGTGATCCAGAATATAAATTATCATGACATGGTTGCTGAGAATGTAACAATGGCAGCTAAGCTGGAGGGAATACCTGGTGATCCGTTTACCGGAATTTGCATATCGAACGTTACGATTACACTGGCAAAGAAGGCAAAGAAATTGCCATGGAATTGCACTGATGTTGCTGGGATTTCAAGTGGTGTGGTTCCTCAGGCATGTGGGCTTCTGGTAGACCAGGGGCCAAGTAATGTTGCAGCATGTAATTTTCCAGAAGAGAGCCTGCCAATTGATAATGTTCAAGTTCAGGTGTGCTCTTACAGGAGGAAGCACTTGTGA
- the LOC117629007 gene encoding protein FAR1-RELATED SEQUENCE 5-like — translation MLGVNNHGQTIVLACAFLSKETTESFVWMFEEFKKAMPGGEPKTIITDQDAAMAIAISIAFPTTFHRLCIWHITSKFSVKLPRDAYNEYWREFQKAIWDTDNKDEFDAKWNIVVTKAGLTDHPWLSTMSRLASDVVEDALMSEEGCEVLSETLKSLQVKLKLLKDGPSNNEVGGSSSQTQYMKDPKRVRC, via the exons atgttgggagttAATAACCATGGTCAGACAATTGTTTTAGCATGCGCATTTTTGAGTAAGGAAACGACTGAGTcgtttgtttggatgtttgaggAGTTTAAGAAAGCCATGCCAGGTGGGGAACCTAAAACGATCattacagatcaagatgcGGCAATGGCCATAGCGATTTCAATAGCCTTCCCGACTACATTTCATCGACTTTGCATATGGCACATCACATCAAAGTTCTCTGTTAAGTTACCACGTGACGCTTATAATGAGTATTGGCGTGAATTTCAGAAAGCCATATGGGATACTGACAAtaaggatgagtttgatgcaaaatggaatattgtggttacaaaggctggtttgactgaccatccatggctaag TACAATGTCTCGACTTGCTTCAGATGTGGTTGAGGATGCATtaatgagtgaagaaggatgtgagGTACTGTCAGAGACTCTAAAAAGTTTGcaggtgaagttgaagttgctgaaggatggaccaagtaataacgaagttggagggtccagctctcaaacacaatatatgaaagaccctaagagagtgaggt gctaa
- the LOC117628726 gene encoding protein SPIRAL1-like 5: MSRGGSYGGGQSSLGYLFGSDEQQSPPPPPKPITPPYGIDSLDTVTEKPPGTPNSAKKEKAAVSNNYHRAEGQNSGNFLTDRPTTKVKSVPGGDSSLGYLFGDK; this comes from the exons ATGAGTAGAGGTGGGAGCTATGGTGGTGGACAAAGTTCATTGGGGTACTTGTTTGGCTCAGATGAGCAACAAAGCCCACCTCCGCCACCTAAGCCAATAACACCGCCTTACGGCATCGACAGCTTGGACACCGTCACTGAAAAGCCTCCAGGTACCCCTAATTCtgctaaaaaagaaaaggcagcCGTTTCCAATAACTATCACAGAGCTGAAGGCCAAAATTCTGGGAACTTCTTAACT gATCGTCCAACAACAAAAGTTAAATCAGTTCCTGGTGGAGATTCCTCACTTGGGTACTTGTTTGGAGATAAGTGA
- the LOC117628638 gene encoding protein SPIRAL1-like 5 codes for MSRGGSYGGGQSSLGYLFGSDEQQSPPPPSKPITPPYGIDSLDTVTEKPPGTPHSAEKEKAAVSNNYHRAEGQNSGNFLTDRPTTKVNSVPGGDSSLGYLFGDK; via the exons atGAGTAGAGGTGGGAGCTATGGTGGTGGACAAAGTTCATTGGGGTACTTGTTTGGCTCCGATGAGCAACAAAGCCCACCTCCGCCATCTAAGCCGATAACACCCCCTTATGGCATCGATAGCTTGGACACCGTCACTGAAAAGCCTCCAGGTACCCCTCACTCtgctgaaaaagaaaaggcagcAGTTTCCAATAACTATCACAGAGCTGAAGGCCAAAATTCCGGGAACTTCTTAACT GATCGTCCAACAACAAAAGTTAATTCAGTTCCTGGGGGAGATTCCTCACTTGGGTACTTGTTTGGAGACAAGTGA